A part of Myxococcales bacterium genomic DNA contains:
- a CDS encoding peptide deformylase, producing the protein MNFVDCHDSILEQKSKKLTREEILLPSTQEFFKHMLSFAAGEQADRQGSILVGLAAPQIGKLWRVIIVDVKADGKGHTAQLKLYINPKITYFSKESEEWYEGCYSTAKIRGVVERPKEIVVEALDHNGNELTETHQGYVARIFQHEIDHLDGIRFPQRMDKNESLHLVEPDEVFRYRNLEEWKDWHRCFPQPQWKERMK; encoded by the coding sequence ATGAACTTTGTTGATTGTCATGATTCTATTTTAGAGCAAAAGTCTAAAAAACTTACTCGTGAAGAGATTCTACTTCCATCGACTCAGGAATTTTTCAAACACATGCTTAGCTTTGCGGCAGGTGAACAAGCTGATCGGCAAGGAAGTATACTAGTTGGACTCGCTGCCCCTCAAATTGGTAAATTGTGGCGGGTTATCATAGTTGATGTAAAAGCTGATGGCAAAGGGCATACGGCTCAATTAAAGCTCTACATTAATCCTAAAATCACATATTTTTCAAAAGAGAGCGAAGAATGGTATGAAGGCTGCTATTCAACGGCAAAAATTAGAGGCGTTGTTGAGAGACCAAAAGAAATAGTTGTTGAAGCGCTTGATCATAACGGCAACGAGCTGACTGAAACACATCAAGGCTATGTCGCGCGAATTTTTCAACATGAAATAGACCACCTTGATGGTATTCGTTTTCCCCAGCGCATGGATAAAAATGAAAGTTTGCACTTAGTTGAGCCAGATGAAGTATTTCGCTATCGCAACTTAGAAGAATGGAAAGATTGGCACAGATGTTTTCCTCAACCCCAATGGAAAGAAAGAATGAAGTAA